A single Kiritimatiellia bacterium DNA region contains:
- the aspS gene encoding aspartate--tRNA ligase, whose product MMRSHHCGELRREDAGREVVLCGWADTIRDHGGLVFIDLRDRYGVTQVVFDPRDSMQAWTLAQQVRPEYVIRVRGVVEPRPPDMINPKLATGDIEVRCAFIELLNRSATPPFPLEDAASEKVGEELRLTYRYLDLRRPSMQRNLQIRHAVVMAARRYFDRLGFLEIETPILTKSTPEGARDYLVPSRVNPGLFYALPQAPQQYKQLLMIAGLDRYVQIARCFRDEDLRADRQPEFTQIDVEMSFVEPEDIYALVDGLLAELCAAAGRPVPSLPLPRMTYAEAMSRYGSDKPDLRFGMPITDLTDIFRESGLKVFQQAVARGHVVKAINARGLETVPLRVTDEWTEAAKAAGFAGLAHIRVQPDGSWKSPITKFLSEGERAALQQRLDIRPGDLVLFAAHEAARVHAFLGRLRLEAAGHANVVRPDAMAFTWVTEFPLFELDAEGRLSPMHHPFTAPHPDDVGRLESDPLSVRARAYDIVLNGVELGGGSIRIHQPDLQRAMFRRLGLPETEIEERFGHLLRALGFGAPPHGGIALGLDRLVMLLTGAASIRDVIAFPKTQKAVDLMMGAPSRPDPRQLRDVHIRTLLEP is encoded by the coding sequence ATGATGCGAAGCCATCACTGCGGAGAGCTCAGGCGGGAGGATGCCGGCCGGGAGGTGGTGCTCTGCGGCTGGGCGGACACAATCCGCGACCACGGCGGCCTGGTCTTCATTGACCTGCGGGATCGGTACGGAGTCACCCAGGTGGTGTTTGACCCGCGGGATTCCATGCAGGCCTGGACGCTCGCGCAGCAGGTGCGGCCGGAGTATGTGATTCGCGTTCGCGGTGTCGTTGAGCCGCGCCCGCCGGACATGATCAATCCGAAGCTCGCGACCGGCGACATCGAGGTCCGATGCGCTTTCATTGAACTTCTGAACCGGAGCGCGACGCCGCCGTTCCCGCTCGAGGACGCGGCGTCCGAGAAGGTGGGCGAGGAGCTGCGGCTGACCTACCGGTACCTCGACCTGCGCCGGCCCTCGATGCAGCGGAACCTGCAGATTCGGCACGCGGTCGTGATGGCCGCGCGCCGGTATTTCGACCGGCTCGGATTTCTCGAAATCGAAACGCCGATTCTGACAAAAAGCACGCCCGAAGGGGCGCGCGACTACCTGGTGCCGAGCCGCGTGAACCCCGGACTCTTCTACGCACTGCCCCAGGCGCCCCAGCAGTACAAGCAACTGCTGATGATCGCGGGGCTTGACCGATACGTGCAGATTGCGCGCTGCTTCCGCGACGAGGACCTGCGCGCGGACCGGCAGCCCGAGTTCACGCAGATTGACGTGGAAATGTCGTTCGTGGAGCCGGAGGATATTTACGCGCTGGTGGATGGTCTGCTCGCGGAGCTTTGTGCGGCGGCCGGTCGGCCGGTGCCCTCGCTGCCGCTGCCCCGCATGACCTATGCGGAGGCGATGAGCCGGTATGGCAGCGACAAGCCCGATCTCAGGTTCGGGATGCCGATCACCGATTTGACGGACATCTTCCGGGAGAGCGGGTTAAAGGTCTTCCAGCAGGCCGTCGCCCGCGGCCATGTGGTGAAAGCGATCAACGCGAGAGGGCTGGAAACGGTGCCGCTGCGGGTGACCGATGAGTGGACCGAGGCGGCGAAGGCGGCCGGATTCGCGGGGCTGGCACACATCCGGGTGCAGCCGGACGGCAGCTGGAAGTCGCCGATCACGAAGTTTCTGAGCGAGGGCGAGCGGGCGGCACTGCAGCAGCGGCTCGACATCCGGCCGGGCGATCTGGTGTTGTTCGCCGCGCACGAGGCGGCGCGCGTGCACGCGTTTTTGGGGCGTCTGCGGCTGGAGGCCGCCGGCCATGCGAACGTGGTCCGACCCGACGCGATGGCGTTCACCTGGGTGACCGAGTTCCCGCTGTTCGAGCTCGACGCGGAGGGCCGGCTTTCGCCGATGCACCACCCCTTCACCGCTCCGCATCCCGACGACGTGGGTCGGCTCGAGAGCGATCCGCTGAGTGTTCGCGCCCGCGCGTACGACATCGTGCTGAACGGCGTCGAGCTCGGCGGCGGCAGCATCCGGATCCATCAGCCGGACCTCCAGCGGGCGATGTTCCGCCGGCTCGGTCTTCCCGAAACGGAGATCGAAGAGCGATTCGGTCACCTGCTCCGCGCGCTCGGCTTCGGCGCGCCGCCTCACGGTGGCATTGCGCTTGGTCTGGACCGGTTGGTGATGCTGCTGACCGGTGCCGCCTCGATCCGCGACGTGATCGCGTTTCCGAAGACGCAGAAGGCCGTGGATCTGATGATGGGCGCGCCGTCGAGGCCCGATCCGCGCCAGTTGCGGGACGTGCACATCCGCACGCTGCTGGAGCCCTGA
- a CDS encoding AraC family transcriptional regulator produces the protein MKLLAENIQLLPGDSFRLLRWRRSLREVEVVDAAGRAHPLAGAGDRWHYHAHTELTAIVRGSGLRFIGDDIRSFRAPDVVLIGGGLPHYWHEAGTTAGFAVQMGPEFEDTLARFGELAALGETWRAAARGVQFSGRGVPAMLRALRALERARGPDRIARLLAVLAAIARWPRRDCRPIARAPVPTSRRAPPYRGIQTAVHIAFERFAEPLQLDTLLPELGMSRATFCRQFRRFTGRTFSHFVAEVRLNHAARRLAETEEPVGAIAFASGWNNLSHFHHQFRAMYRCTPLEFRRKFQAADTPRRIASPLPPSGVRPNGQPATIRSR, from the coding sequence ATGAAACTGCTTGCGGAGAACATTCAGCTGCTGCCGGGGGACTCGTTCCGGCTGCTGCGATGGCGCCGCTCGCTCCGGGAGGTGGAAGTGGTGGATGCCGCGGGACGCGCGCACCCGCTGGCGGGTGCCGGCGACCGCTGGCACTACCACGCGCACACTGAGTTGACCGCGATCGTGCGAGGTTCGGGACTGCGGTTTATTGGGGATGACATCCGATCGTTCCGTGCACCGGACGTCGTGCTGATCGGCGGAGGGTTGCCACACTACTGGCACGAGGCCGGCACGACGGCGGGCTTCGCCGTGCAGATGGGCCCCGAGTTCGAGGACACGCTGGCGCGGTTTGGCGAACTCGCCGCCCTGGGCGAGACCTGGCGGGCGGCGGCGCGCGGCGTTCAGTTCAGCGGCCGCGGCGTGCCCGCGATGCTCCGCGCGCTGCGCGCCCTTGAGCGCGCACGTGGCCCCGACCGTATCGCGCGGCTGCTGGCGGTACTGGCCGCGATTGCGCGTTGGCCCCGCCGTGACTGCCGCCCGATCGCCCGTGCTCCTGTGCCAACGTCACGGCGCGCGCCGCCCTACCGCGGCATCCAAACCGCGGTGCACATCGCGTTCGAACGTTTCGCCGAACCGCTGCAGCTCGACACACTGCTGCCTGAACTGGGCATGAGCCGGGCCACCTTCTGCCGTCAGTTCCGCAGGTTTACTGGCCGCACCTTCAGCCATTTCGTCGCCGAGGTCCGGCTGAACCACGCGGCCCGGCGACTCGCGGAAACCGAGGAACCCGTCGGTGCGATCGCGTTCGCGTCGGGCTGGAACAACCTGTCGCATTTCCACCACCAGTTCCGCGCGATGTACCGGTGTACCCCCCTCGAATTCCGTCGCAAGTTCCAGGCGGCAGACACACCCAGGAGGATCGCATCACCACTACCCCCCTCGGGCGTGCGTCCCAACGGCCAGCCCGCCACCATTCGTAGCCGGTGA
- a CDS encoding TIM barrel protein: protein MSGQYRFSFGPWNLHEGADPFGPPVRRSVPMAEKFRLFKPLGFDAVQFHDDDVVPEIEQLDAAGIRRRAAEVKRQLDGEGLAAEFVAPRLWEDPRTIDGAYTSNDAACRRWAIERSLRTIDIARELGTRLVVVWLAREGTYLREAKDSRRAVAQIVEAIDRMLEYDPEIRIAIEPKPNEPMDHAYIPTTGHAMAIGYLTRDPSRVGVNIETAHAVLAGLDPSDEMGFALAFDKLYTVHLNDQNGLKFDEDRSFGSVDLRRAFNQVRVLDRHGYGRRGEYVGLDVKALRTQRGEPATQHLSNSRTFFLMLLDVVRSLNAAEVDRLIAERNYEELDLLIIRALMGRR, encoded by the coding sequence ATGAGCGGACAGTATCGCTTCTCGTTTGGACCCTGGAACCTCCATGAGGGCGCCGATCCGTTCGGTCCGCCCGTGCGGCGCAGCGTGCCGATGGCGGAGAAGTTCCGCCTGTTCAAGCCGCTCGGGTTCGACGCGGTGCAGTTTCACGACGACGATGTGGTGCCGGAGATCGAACAGCTCGACGCGGCGGGCATTCGACGGCGCGCCGCGGAGGTCAAACGACAACTGGATGGCGAGGGGCTCGCCGCGGAGTTCGTCGCGCCCCGACTGTGGGAGGACCCGCGCACGATTGACGGCGCGTACACCTCGAATGACGCCGCCTGTCGGCGCTGGGCGATCGAGCGCAGTCTGCGAACCATCGATATTGCGCGCGAGCTCGGCACCAGGTTGGTGGTGGTCTGGCTCGCCCGGGAGGGCACCTACCTCAGAGAGGCGAAGGACAGCCGCCGCGCGGTGGCGCAGATCGTGGAGGCGATCGACCGGATGCTGGAGTATGACCCGGAGATCCGGATTGCGATTGAACCGAAGCCCAACGAGCCGATGGACCACGCCTATATTCCGACCACTGGTCATGCGATGGCGATCGGGTATCTCACGCGCGATCCGTCGCGCGTTGGGGTCAACATTGAGACCGCGCACGCCGTGCTGGCGGGGCTGGATCCGTCGGACGAAATGGGCTTTGCGCTCGCGTTTGACAAGCTCTACACGGTCCATCTGAACGACCAGAACGGCCTGAAGTTCGACGAAGACCGCAGCTTCGGCAGCGTGGATCTGCGGCGCGCGTTCAATCAGGTCCGCGTGCTGGACCGCCACGGATACGGCCGCCGCGGCGAGTATGTCGGGCTGGACGTGAAGGCGTTGCGCACCCAGCGCGGCGAGCCCGCGACGCAGCACCTTTCGAACAGCCGCACGTTCTTTCTGATGCTGCTGGACGTGGTGCGCAGCCTGAACGCGGCGGAGGTGGACCGTCTGATTGCGGAGCGGAACTACGAGGAGCTCGACCTGCTGATCATTCGTGCGCTGATGGGGCGCCGCTGA
- a CDS encoding carbohydrate kinase family protein, which translates to MAADVLVLNTAVLDLRSRGFDFVDALVGAGGLAKCPLEALPHLAPEEIFALDREGGATAGGCGNVAPLLARAGLRVAVGAMLGGGPFRGLDAAGRIFADKLAAAGVDLSAMVTHPTLPTGTTFIHLVPAGERGGIAYFPNANDDFDFEIFRAHVKRLRPTVVHYMYSGLSARGDADGGRDLARFLADCRALGAMTVADSHTLAGNPAEIIRRREPVPAYRLLEPLWPELDVLFTSADEARMILNTLEPTHRLPLEDTGALCRGFLDWVLPRAMRWRDPPRPRLFGVTVANGAWARAVGADGVASEVVFVRSRFLAGEVVDLVGAGDAFRAGVIAWLARHAQDFRAGRLALEEAVQLGNLTASLFIKAPLRDRCAYIAPLPRMLEVVRGGRVFDDLPTLLAALGVDETQQG; encoded by the coding sequence ATGGCCGCGGACGTGCTGGTGCTCAACACCGCGGTGCTCGATCTGCGCAGCCGCGGGTTCGACTTCGTGGACGCGCTGGTCGGTGCCGGCGGGCTGGCGAAGTGTCCCCTCGAGGCGCTGCCGCACCTGGCGCCGGAGGAGATTTTTGCGCTCGACCGCGAGGGTGGGGCGACGGCGGGCGGCTGTGGCAACGTCGCGCCGCTGCTTGCCCGTGCCGGGCTGCGGGTGGCGGTCGGCGCGATGCTTGGCGGTGGGCCGTTTCGCGGGCTGGACGCGGCCGGCCGCATATTTGCGGACAAGCTGGCGGCCGCGGGCGTGGACCTATCGGCGATGGTCACCCACCCGACACTCCCGACTGGCACCACCTTCATCCACTTGGTGCCGGCGGGAGAACGGGGCGGTATCGCCTATTTTCCGAACGCGAACGACGACTTTGATTTTGAGATCTTTCGTGCCCACGTGAAACGGTTGCGCCCGACGGTGGTGCACTACATGTACTCCGGTCTCTCCGCGCGGGGCGATGCGGACGGCGGGCGGGACCTGGCGCGTTTTCTGGCGGACTGTCGCGCGCTGGGGGCGATGACCGTTGCAGACAGCCACACGCTGGCCGGCAATCCCGCCGAGATCATTCGCCGGCGCGAGCCGGTGCCCGCCTACCGTTTGCTCGAGCCGCTCTGGCCGGAGCTGGACGTGTTGTTCACGTCGGCGGACGAGGCGCGCATGATCCTGAACACGCTCGAGCCCACGCATCGGCTGCCGCTGGAGGACACGGGGGCGCTCTGCCGCGGGTTTCTGGACTGGGTGCTGCCGCGCGCGATGCGGTGGCGCGATCCGCCGCGGCCGCGACTGTTTGGGGTCACTGTTGCGAATGGCGCCTGGGCTCGCGCGGTGGGCGCCGATGGGGTTGCGAGCGAAGTGGTGTTTGTGCGCTCACGGTTTCTCGCCGGCGAGGTGGTGGACCTGGTGGGGGCCGGGGACGCGTTTCGTGCGGGTGTGATCGCGTGGCTGGCGCGACACGCGCAGGATTTTCGCGCGGGCCGGCTCGCGTTGGAGGAGGCGGTTCAGCTGGGCAATCTCACCGCTTCGCTCTTCATCAAGGCGCCGCTTCGCGATCGGTGCGCCTACATCGCGCCACTGCCCAGAATGCTGGAGGTGGTGCGGGGGGGGCGCGTGTTCGACGACCTTCCAACGTTGCTAGCGGCGTTGGGAGTGGACGAGACGCAGCAGGGGTGA
- a CDS encoding OB-fold nucleic acid binding domain-containing protein has protein sequence MSGETLTVSRIAELPTQIGREVIVQGWVHGRRSGGKIVFLLVRDGTGVVQCVVEAVQAEAFRVATDLGHESSVRVAGAVRADPRAPGGVELSVTRLEVVQPVADYPIARKEHGVDFLLRHRHLWLRSPRQCAILRIRDTLIRTIHEWFAARGFVRVDTPILAPGAAEGAATLFPVEYFGQTVYLAQTGQLYLEAAAMALGRVYCFGPTFRAEKSKTRRHLTEFWMLEPEIAWAELDEVLAIAEELVGALVARVLAEHRAELALLGRDPSPLERVKAPFPRITYSEAVELLRSEDTHRRMREEIERDRERLAGMRERLAALEREAETARKGWPQDRLAREIAELREDVAHLGQDLEQRAARLDSAARFQWGDDLGGDEETILSRLFDRPLMITRYPRGVKAFYMKPAPDDPRVVLNVDMLAPEGYGEIIGGSQREDRLEPLLARMREEKLDPAAYEWYLDLRRYGSVPHGGFGLGLERFIAWICGLRHIREAIPFPRMMGRLYP, from the coding sequence ATGAGCGGTGAAACGCTGACCGTGTCGCGGATTGCGGAGCTACCCACCCAGATCGGGCGCGAGGTGATCGTGCAAGGGTGGGTCCACGGCCGACGCAGCGGCGGAAAAATCGTCTTTCTGCTGGTGCGCGACGGGACCGGCGTCGTGCAGTGCGTGGTGGAGGCGGTGCAGGCGGAGGCGTTCCGTGTGGCCACGGACCTCGGGCACGAGTCGTCGGTGCGGGTCGCCGGCGCGGTTCGTGCGGACCCGCGCGCACCCGGCGGAGTGGAGCTCTCGGTCACGCGCCTTGAGGTGGTCCAGCCGGTCGCGGACTACCCGATCGCACGCAAGGAACACGGCGTGGACTTTCTGCTGCGTCACCGCCACCTGTGGCTGCGTTCGCCGCGCCAGTGCGCGATTCTGCGCATTCGGGACACGCTGATCCGAACCATTCACGAATGGTTCGCGGCGCGCGGGTTCGTGCGGGTGGACACGCCGATCCTCGCGCCGGGCGCGGCCGAGGGCGCCGCGACGCTGTTCCCGGTCGAGTACTTCGGCCAGACCGTTTATCTGGCGCAGACCGGTCAGCTCTACCTCGAGGCCGCCGCAATGGCGCTGGGGCGGGTCTACTGTTTCGGCCCAACATTCCGCGCGGAAAAATCGAAAACTCGGCGGCATCTCACCGAGTTCTGGATGCTGGAGCCGGAGATCGCGTGGGCAGAGCTGGACGAGGTGCTAGCAATCGCGGAGGAACTGGTCGGCGCGCTGGTCGCCCGCGTGCTCGCCGAGCACCGCGCCGAACTCGCTTTACTCGGCCGTGATCCGTCGCCGCTGGAGCGCGTCAAAGCCCCCTTCCCCCGCATTACCTACAGCGAGGCGGTGGAACTGCTGCGCAGCGAAGACACCCATCGGCGCATGCGCGAGGAAATCGAACGCGACCGTGAACGTCTTGCCGGGATGCGCGAGCGGCTCGCCGCGCTCGAACGCGAAGCGGAGACCGCGCGCAAAGGGTGGCCCCAGGACCGGCTGGCCCGCGAGATCGCTGAACTGCGAGAGGACGTCGCCCACCTCGGCCAGGACCTCGAGCAGCGCGCAGCCCGGCTGGACTCCGCGGCACGCTTCCAGTGGGGCGACGATCTGGGCGGCGACGAGGAAACGATTCTCTCCCGTCTGTTTGACCGGCCGCTGATGATCACCCGCTACCCGCGCGGCGTGAAAGCGTTCTACATGAAACCGGCGCCGGATGACCCCCGCGTGGTGTTGAACGTGGATATGCTGGCACCGGAAGGCTACGGCGAGATCATTGGCGGCAGCCAGCGGGAGGACCGCCTCGAACCGTTGCTGGCGCGCATGCGCGAAGAGAAGCTCGATCCGGCCGCCTATGAATGGTACCTGGATCTGCGGCGCTACGGCTCCGTGCCGCACGGTGGGTTCGGCCTCGGATTGGAGCGGTTCATCGCCTGGATCTGCGGTCTCCGTCACATTCGCGAGGCGATACCCTTCCCTCGCATGATGGGCCGCCTCTACCCGTGA
- a CDS encoding DUF481 domain-containing protein — translation MLARPSPSRVWRFRRPITAAPLVAVAWAARAALNAPEVTPAVSSDHAAHLGLSLNAGNSESLRLNVGAVSAADLNDEISYHLGVDFNYGESAAGERASARDVDNGKMFGNVRWTFQPPWFAALDASAMYDRMAEIDRRVTIGPALGADLLRRPGLRWSIEAGPAMLWERVAGINDAYVAVRIAEQFDWRPDERLRIWQRLEWTADSSDAANALWNIEAGIESRVGRRTRLRSVLQDRYDTRPAEGVRHNDVTLLTGLALEL, via the coding sequence ATGCTCGCCCGCCCTTCTCCGTCTCGGGTATGGCGCTTCCGGCGGCCGATCACGGCCGCGCCGTTGGTCGCCGTCGCGTGGGCCGCCCGTGCCGCGCTCAATGCACCGGAGGTGACGCCGGCGGTTAGCAGCGACCACGCGGCGCACCTTGGTCTCTCGCTCAACGCGGGTAACAGCGAGAGCCTGCGTCTGAACGTCGGTGCAGTCAGCGCCGCCGATCTCAACGACGAGATCTCCTACCACCTCGGGGTCGATTTCAACTACGGCGAAAGCGCCGCCGGCGAGCGCGCGTCGGCCCGCGATGTGGACAACGGCAAGATGTTCGGCAACGTGCGCTGGACCTTCCAGCCGCCGTGGTTCGCCGCACTGGACGCCTCGGCGATGTACGACCGCATGGCGGAAATTGACCGGCGGGTCACCATCGGTCCCGCGCTCGGTGCGGACCTCCTGCGCCGGCCCGGGCTGCGGTGGAGCATCGAAGCCGGTCCCGCGATGCTCTGGGAGCGCGTCGCGGGGATCAACGATGCCTACGTTGCGGTGCGCATCGCCGAGCAGTTCGACTGGCGCCCCGACGAACGACTCCGGATCTGGCAGCGGCTCGAATGGACAGCGGACAGCTCGGATGCGGCAAACGCGCTGTGGAACATTGAAGCGGGCATCGAGTCCCGCGTCGGTCGCCGCACGCGCCTGCGCTCGGTGTTGCAGGACCGGTACGACACCCGGCCGGCAGAGGGGGTGCGCCACAACGACGTCACTCTGCTGACCGGCCTCGCCCTCGAGCTTTGA
- a CDS encoding DUF1080 domain-containing protein yields the protein MKLTTSVAACTCLLLPVFTPTIAPADGDGWRPLFAADLSDADAPPGVWRWEDGALTASEDRCLWTREEFENFELELEFRLSPGANSGVILYCTDPANWILKSVEVQLLDDTAPQHATVPPTMRCAAIFGHLGPKEPTGCGPDRWHRLRIVARGPMISVAVNDRTVTEMDMRQWTSPDRNPDGSEIPPWLRRPLASLATRGRIGLQGRHAGAPVWFRNLRVRPARN from the coding sequence ATGAAACTCACGACTTCCGTCGCGGCTTGCACCTGCCTGCTGCTGCCGGTCTTCACCCCGACGATCGCACCGGCGGACGGGGACGGCTGGCGCCCCTTGTTCGCAGCGGATCTCTCCGACGCCGATGCGCCGCCCGGCGTCTGGCGGTGGGAGGATGGCGCGCTCACCGCCTCGGAAGATCGCTGCCTCTGGACGCGGGAGGAATTTGAGAATTTCGAGCTCGAGCTGGAGTTTCGGCTCAGTCCGGGCGCCAACAGCGGCGTGATTCTCTACTGCACCGATCCGGCGAACTGGATTCTAAAGTCGGTCGAAGTGCAACTGCTTGATGACACCGCGCCGCAACACGCGACCGTTCCGCCGACCATGCGGTGTGCCGCGATCTTCGGTCACCTCGGCCCGAAGGAGCCGACCGGCTGCGGGCCTGACCGCTGGCACCGGCTTCGCATTGTCGCGCGGGGCCCGATGATCAGTGTCGCGGTGAACGATCGCACGGTCACCGAAATGGACATGCGCCAGTGGACCTCGCCGGACCGCAACCCGGACGGCTCCGAGATCCCCCCATGGCTGCGCCGCCCGCTCGCGTCGCTGGCGACGCGCGGTCGCATCGGGTTGCAGGGGCGCCATGCGGGAGCTCCGGTTTGGTTTCGCAATCTGCGCGTGCGGCCGGCGCGGAACTGA
- the rsmH gene encoding 16S rRNA (cytosine(1402)-N(4))-methyltransferase RsmH: MVAEVLRWLRPRPGGRYVDATLGGGGHAEAVLTASEPDGRLLGIDADPEAIERASARLARFGGRVVTVHARFSSLRQVAAAHGFVPSDGVLMDLGVSSDQLETPRRGFSFQLSGPLDMRMDPRSAPTAAEIVNLWPEGRLAELFRRWGEEPRAARIARRIVARRAIRPIETTDELARIVAEAVGRGAGARHPATRVFQALRIAVNRELEELERGLAAALDIVGEGGRVVVIAFHSLEDRCVKQTFRAHEPRCEGRPEGGVRWTFEPPPVKVITRHALRPAAEEVAANPRARSARLRVAERTAAPC, translated from the coding sequence ATGGTCGCCGAGGTGTTGCGGTGGCTGCGGCCGCGGCCGGGAGGCCGATACGTGGATGCGACGCTCGGTGGTGGAGGACACGCGGAGGCGGTGCTGACCGCGAGCGAACCGGACGGCCGCCTGCTGGGGATTGACGCCGATCCCGAAGCGATCGAGCGGGCGTCCGCCCGGTTGGCGAGATTCGGCGGACGTGTGGTGACGGTACACGCCAGGTTCTCATCGCTCCGGCAAGTGGCCGCCGCGCACGGCTTTGTGCCGAGCGACGGTGTGCTGATGGATTTGGGGGTCTCGTCGGATCAGCTGGAGACGCCTCGCCGGGGCTTCAGTTTTCAGTTGAGCGGTCCGCTCGACATGCGGATGGATCCCCGCAGCGCGCCCACTGCCGCGGAGATAGTGAACCTGTGGCCGGAGGGGCGGCTGGCGGAACTGTTCCGGCGGTGGGGGGAGGAGCCGCGCGCGGCGCGGATCGCGCGAAGGATCGTCGCGCGCCGTGCGATTCGCCCGATTGAGACGACCGACGAGCTGGCCCGGATTGTTGCGGAGGCGGTGGGGCGGGGAGCAGGCGCGCGGCATCCGGCGACGCGGGTGTTTCAGGCGCTGCGCATCGCGGTGAACCGGGAGCTGGAAGAACTCGAGCGGGGGCTGGCGGCGGCGTTGGACATCGTGGGCGAAGGGGGGCGGGTGGTGGTGATCGCATTTCACAGTCTTGAGGACCGGTGCGTGAAACAGACCTTCCGTGCGCACGAGCCCCGATGCGAGGGGCGGCCGGAGGGGGGTGTCCGATGGACGTTCGAGCCCCCGCCGGTGAAGGTGATCACGCGACACGCGCTGCGGCCAGCGGCCGAGGAGGTGGCGGCCAATCCCCGGGCGCGGTCCGCACGGCTGCGGGTGGCGGAGCGGACAGCCGCGCCATGTTGA
- a CDS encoding penicillin-binding protein 2 has translation MRAWSRGHRLLVVLAGLLALFAAYAFRLTSLHTRELDPVFRGPVTREVRIETPAPRGRILDRNGTALALDVPLYRLNADPEGVVLDGLVVAYAELFARLLGLDRVELQRRLQQPERRQVYLADGLTREQIDHIRQLKLRHIWWEETPRRQYPLRELACHVVGFVNAERVGAAGIEMAYHRWLKGRPGVRVTVRNARRQEIADQRRFDLPAEPGATVELTLDAVVQTVVEDALDEAVRLHRPLGAWAIVLDVRTGEVLAMASRPAFDPNNYGASSLDHHLNRAIGYVYEPGSTFKAATIAAALDAGVVRADTPFDCEHGVWYYRGRPLRDFHPYGQLTVAGIVQKSSNIGAAKIAVMLGDAALDTYLRNFGFGTRTGIELPGEESGILPPRRQWDSLTATRIAMGHSVAATALQMISALGAIGNGGVRMKPVIVRRVTDARGRTLHEFSPTAAATPLRADSARLMTELLVGVTAPEGTGRRAAVPGYRVAGKTGTAIKAGVGGYDHHRNIASFMGLIPADSPALGIIVVVDEPQPEHTGGVVAAPVFRQIAQDVVRYLGIPPSEPARPAVAPGIEMPPEGDADVDWSTL, from the coding sequence ATGCGTGCGTGGAGTCGAGGCCATCGACTGCTGGTGGTGCTGGCGGGACTGCTGGCGCTGTTCGCGGCGTATGCGTTTCGGCTGACCTCACTGCATACCCGCGAGCTCGATCCGGTATTCCGTGGCCCAGTGACGCGGGAGGTTCGGATCGAGACGCCCGCCCCGCGGGGGCGGATCCTCGATCGCAACGGCACCGCGCTGGCGCTCGACGTGCCGTTGTACCGACTGAACGCGGATCCCGAGGGGGTGGTGCTGGACGGGCTGGTCGTCGCGTACGCGGAGCTGTTTGCACGATTGCTGGGGCTGGACCGCGTGGAGCTGCAGCGGCGGCTGCAGCAGCCAGAGCGCCGGCAGGTGTACCTCGCCGACGGCCTGACCCGGGAGCAAATCGACCACATCCGCCAGCTCAAGCTCCGCCATATCTGGTGGGAGGAAACGCCGCGGCGCCAGTATCCGCTGCGCGAGCTGGCCTGCCATGTGGTCGGCTTTGTGAACGCCGAGCGCGTCGGTGCCGCCGGCATCGAAATGGCCTATCACCGGTGGCTGAAGGGCCGGCCGGGTGTTCGGGTGACGGTACGGAACGCGCGCCGCCAGGAGATCGCCGACCAGCGGCGATTCGATCTGCCCGCGGAGCCTGGCGCGACGGTCGAGCTGACGCTGGACGCCGTCGTGCAGACGGTGGTGGAGGACGCGCTCGATGAGGCAGTGCGGCTGCACCGGCCGCTCGGCGCCTGGGCGATCGTGTTGGACGTGCGCACCGGCGAGGTTCTCGCGATGGCCTCGCGGCCCGCGTTCGACCCCAACAACTACGGCGCCAGCAGCCTCGACCACCACCTGAACCGCGCGATCGGCTACGTGTACGAGCCGGGCTCTACGTTCAAGGCCGCGACGATCGCGGCGGCGCTCGACGCCGGCGTCGTGCGCGCGGACACTCCGTTCGACTGCGAGCACGGGGTCTGGTACTACCGCGGACGTCCCCTGCGCGATTTTCACCCCTACGGCCAGCTCACCGTCGCAGGTATCGTGCAGAAGTCCAGCAACATCGGCGCGGCCAAGATCGCGGTGATGCTGGGCGACGCCGCGCTGGACACGTATCTGCGCAACTTCGGGTTCGGCACGCGCACCGGCATCGAACTGCCCGGCGAGGAGTCCGGTATTCTGCCGCCGCGGCGTCAATGGGACTCACTGACTGCGACGCGCATCGCAATGGGCCACAGTGTTGCGGCGACCGCGCTGCAGATGATTTCCGCGCTCGGTGCGATCGGCAACGGCGGCGTGCGGATGAAACCGGTGATCGTTCGACGCGTCACCGACGCGCGCGGCCGCACGCTCCATGAGTTCTCGCCCACTGCGGCCGCGACGCCGCTTCGCGCGGACTCCGCGCGGCTGATGACCGAGTTGCTGGTGGGCGTCACTGCGCCCGAGGGCACCGGACGCCGCGCGGCGGTGCCGGGCTACCGGGTGGCCGGGAAGACGGGCACCGCGATCAAGGCTGGCGTGGGGGGCTATGACCACCACCGCAACATCGCCTCCTTCATGGGTCTGATCCCGGCCGATTCGCCGGCACTGGGCATCATCGTTGTGGTGGATGAGCCGCAGCCGGAACACACCGGTGGGGTGGTCGCTGCGCCGGTGTTCCGGCAGATCGCGCAGGACGTGGTGCGGTATCTCGGCATTCCGCCGTCGGAGCCAGCGCGGCCCGCGGTGGCGCCGGGCATCGAGATGCCGCCGGAGGGTGACGCCGATGTGGATTGGTCAACTCTGTGA